The following proteins come from a genomic window of Winogradskyella sp. PC-19:
- a CDS encoding metal ABC transporter ATP-binding protein, giving the protein MKQKIAVKVDDLTVAYNYKPVLWDIDLEIPEGVLMAIVGPNGAGKSTLIKSILGILDPIAGSVSIYDKPYEKQRQLVAYVPQKGSVDWDFPTTALDVVMMGTYGSLGWIKRPGQKQKKAALEALEKVGMLPFKNRQISQLSGGQQQRIFLARALVQNASIYFMDEPFQGVDATTEIAIINILKELRKAGKTVIVVHHDLQTVPEYFDWVTFLNVKKIATGPVKDIFNDDNLTKTYGINYKVSIQE; this is encoded by the coding sequence ATGAAACAAAAAATAGCTGTAAAAGTAGACGATCTTACGGTAGCTTATAACTACAAACCAGTACTTTGGGATATTGATTTAGAAATTCCTGAAGGTGTACTTATGGCTATTGTTGGTCCAAATGGTGCCGGAAAATCTACTTTAATAAAATCAATCTTAGGTATACTAGATCCAATTGCAGGTAGTGTAAGTATTTATGATAAGCCTTATGAGAAACAGCGTCAATTAGTTGCTTACGTACCTCAAAAAGGAAGTGTGGATTGGGATTTTCCAACAACAGCATTAGATGTAGTTATGATGGGAACTTACGGAAGTTTAGGTTGGATAAAACGTCCTGGTCAAAAACAGAAAAAAGCGGCATTAGAAGCTTTAGAAAAAGTAGGTATGCTACCTTTTAAAAATCGCCAAATAAGTCAACTTTCTGGTGGTCAGCAACAACGAATCTTTTTGGCGAGAGCGTTGGTACAAAACGCATCTATATATTTTATGGACGAACCTTTTCAAGGTGTTGACGCTACAACCGAGATTGCTATCATCAATATTCTAAAAGAATTACGAAAAGCAGGAAAAACAGTAATTGTAGTTCATCACGATTTACAAACTGTACCAGAATATTTTGATTGGGTCACCTTCTTAAATGTAAAAAAGATAGCAACTGGACCTGTTAAAGATATTTTCAATGACGATAATTTAACCAAAACTTACGGAATCAATTACAAGGTAAGTATCCAAGAATAA
- the feoB gene encoding ferrous iron transport protein B: protein MPKQINVALIGNPNTGKTSVFNALTGLNQKVGNYPGITVEKKEGVCKLPRGVKAHIIDLPGTYSLNASSLDESVVIELLLNKNDKDYPDVAVVITDVENLKRNLLVYTQIKDLEIPTILVINMSDRMAYKGISLDIDTLERELDTKIAVVSTRKKEGIDNLKDLISNYKTLSSNACLETSNIDKDYFNGLQKAFPNQSLYKLWLVITQDVNFGKVDKNSIKDASDFKTKSDTDLKRLQQKETIKRYQFINNVLKKGQTIDLKTAKDLRIKLDRILTHKIWGYLIFFLILLTIFQAIYDWSSVPMDFIDSAFASLSDWTKNTLPPGAFTNLLAEGIISGLGGIVIFIPQIAFLFLFIAVLEESGYMSRVVFLMDRIMRRFGLSGKSVVPLISGTACAIPAIMATRNIESWKERLITILVTPFTTCSARLPVYLIIISLVIPEDRIFGLSYQALTLMLLYLIGFGTAVGSAWVLNKILKIKSKTFFVVEMPNYKLPLLKNVALTVLEKTKSFVFGAGKIILAISIVLWFLASYGPGEEFNNAEEIVTEQYASSNLSTEELEQKIASHRLEHSFIGIAGHAIEPAIRPLGYDWKIGIAIVSSFAAREVFVGTLATIYSVGSDEEATIKNRMAADVNPILGGPLFNLASGISLLLFYAFAMQCMSTLAIVKRETNSWKWPVLQLTIMTAIAYIVALIAYQFLK from the coding sequence ATGCCTAAACAAATCAACGTTGCATTAATAGGAAATCCAAATACAGGAAAAACCTCAGTGTTTAACGCACTTACAGGTCTAAACCAAAAAGTAGGGAATTATCCTGGTATCACCGTTGAAAAAAAAGAGGGTGTTTGCAAACTACCTCGTGGCGTTAAAGCCCACATCATCGATTTACCAGGAACCTACAGTTTAAATGCGTCTTCGTTAGATGAAAGCGTTGTTATAGAATTATTACTCAATAAGAACGATAAAGATTATCCAGATGTAGCTGTAGTAATTACCGATGTAGAAAACTTAAAGCGAAATCTTCTTGTATATACCCAAATCAAAGACCTTGAAATACCAACAATTTTGGTTATTAATATGTCTGATCGAATGGCATACAAAGGTATTTCTTTAGATATTGATACTTTAGAAAGGGAACTCGACACAAAAATCGCGGTAGTTAGTACTAGAAAAAAAGAAGGTATCGATAATTTGAAGGATTTAATTTCAAACTACAAAACGCTTTCTTCAAATGCTTGTTTAGAAACTAGCAATATTGATAAGGATTACTTTAATGGCTTACAGAAAGCCTTTCCAAATCAATCACTATATAAATTATGGTTGGTTATTACGCAAGACGTTAACTTTGGTAAAGTCGATAAAAATTCGATAAAAGATGCATCTGATTTTAAAACAAAGTCCGATACCGATTTAAAACGACTTCAACAAAAAGAAACTATAAAGCGCTATCAGTTTATTAACAATGTTCTTAAAAAAGGACAAACAATTGACTTAAAAACAGCAAAAGACTTACGCATTAAGCTAGACCGGATTTTGACTCATAAGATTTGGGGTTACCTCATTTTCTTTTTGATTTTATTGACCATATTTCAAGCCATTTACGATTGGTCAAGTGTACCAATGGATTTTATAGATAGTGCTTTTGCGTCTTTAAGTGATTGGACAAAAAATACGCTCCCACCAGGTGCTTTTACCAATTTATTAGCAGAAGGTATTATTTCTGGTTTAGGTGGTATTGTGATATTTATACCTCAAATTGCATTTTTGTTCTTATTTATTGCCGTACTTGAAGAAAGTGGTTATATGAGCCGCGTAGTTTTCTTAATGGATCGTATAATGAGACGTTTTGGGCTTAGCGGAAAGAGTGTTGTTCCATTAATTTCTGGAACTGCATGTGCAATACCTGCAATTATGGCAACACGAAATATCGAAAGTTGGAAAGAGCGTTTAATCACCATTTTAGTAACACCATTTACTACATGCTCAGCACGTTTACCTGTATATTTAATAATCATTTCGTTAGTAATACCTGAAGATCGTATTTTTGGCTTAAGCTATCAAGCCTTAACTCTAATGTTACTTTATCTCATTGGATTTGGTACTGCAGTTGGTTCCGCTTGGGTTTTAAATAAAATTCTTAAAATAAAAAGTAAAACATTTTTTGTAGTCGAAATGCCAAACTACAAACTGCCATTATTAAAAAATGTAGCACTAACCGTATTAGAGAAAACAAAATCCTTTGTATTTGGCGCTGGTAAAATCATTTTAGCCATCTCAATTGTACTCTGGTTTTTAGCTTCTTATGGACCTGGAGAAGAATTTAATAATGCCGAAGAAATTGTAACAGAGCAATACGCTTCAAGTAATTTATCGACTGAAGAATTAGAACAAAAAATAGCATCTCATAGACTAGAACATTCATTTATTGGTATCGCAGGTCACGCCATTGAACCAGCAATTAGACCATTAGGTTACGATTGGAAGATTGGTATTGCCATTGTAAGTTCTTTTGCCGCACGTGAGGTTTTTGTAGGTACACTAGCAACTATTTACAGTGTTGGAAGTGATGAAGAAGCAACCATTAAAAACAGAATGGCTGCTGATGTCAATCCTATTTTAGGCGGACCATTATTCAACTTGGCTTCTGGGATTTCACTCCTACTGTTCTATGCTTTTGCAATGCAATGTATGAGTACACTAGCTATTGTAAAACGTGAAACAAATAGTTGGAAATGGCCAGTATTACAATTAACCATTATGACTGCTATTGCTTATATTGTAGCATTAATTGCTTATCAATTTTTAAAATAG
- a CDS encoding metal ABC transporter permease yields the protein MDLKEYFSFVFNDYTLRTITLGTAILGAVTGMLGSFAVLRKQSLLGDAISHAALPGIAITFLITGTKDTNILLLGALISGLIGTFWIRGIVKKTHLKSDTALGLILSLFFGFGMLLLTFIQKQPNANQAGLDKYLFGQAATLVESDVWLMAIVTGLCVLVLLLFWKEFKILLFDADYTKTLGFNTKTIDILITSFIVLAIVLGLQTVGVVLMSAMLLAPAAAARQWTNSLAKMVFLAAIFGAFSGVFGTAVSASQNNLSTGPVIVLVAAIFVIFSFIFSPSRGLLFKQIRFIKNRRDLELHKTLAFMHQIAETHEDISHPHTIKILNNFQGYTKGTLKKLVDKGFVQLQGNMWSLTKQGYKTAANLYNQQTDSNE from the coding sequence ATGGACTTAAAAGAATATTTCTCTTTTGTCTTTAATGACTACACGCTTCGAACTATCACACTCGGAACAGCAATTTTAGGTGCTGTAACAGGAATGTTAGGTAGCTTTGCTGTACTAAGAAAACAGAGCCTTTTAGGAGATGCTATAAGTCATGCTGCTCTTCCAGGAATTGCGATTACTTTTTTAATTACTGGCACAAAGGACACTAACATCTTACTTCTTGGTGCTTTGATTAGTGGACTTATCGGTACATTCTGGATTAGAGGTATTGTCAAAAAAACACATCTCAAATCAGATACAGCTTTAGGATTAATCCTATCACTATTCTTTGGCTTCGGGATGTTATTACTCACATTTATTCAAAAACAGCCTAATGCCAATCAAGCTGGTTTAGATAAATATTTATTTGGCCAAGCTGCCACTTTAGTTGAAAGTGATGTTTGGCTCATGGCAATAGTCACAGGACTATGTGTCTTGGTTTTATTACTATTCTGGAAAGAATTCAAAATACTTTTATTTGATGCAGATTACACAAAAACCTTGGGCTTTAATACAAAAACTATAGATATTCTTATTACTAGTTTTATTGTTTTGGCTATTGTTTTAGGATTACAAACCGTAGGTGTCGTTTTAATGAGTGCTATGCTTTTAGCTCCTGCAGCCGCAGCAAGACAATGGACAAATAGTTTGGCAAAAATGGTCTTTTTAGCAGCAATTTTTGGAGCATTTTCAGGTGTATTTGGTACTGCTGTTAGTGCAAGTCAGAATAATTTATCCACTGGACCAGTTATTGTTTTAGTAGCGGCTATTTTCGTTATATTTTCATTTATATTTTCACCAAGTCGTGGCTTACTATTTAAGCAAATTCGATTTATTAAGAATCGTCGTGATTTAGAACTACACAAGACACTAGCTTTTATGCATCAGATTGCGGAAACTCACGAAGATATTTCTCACCCGCACACCATAAAAATCTTAAATAACTTTCAAGGTTATACAAAAGGTACGCTAAAAAAATTAGTAGATAAAGGCTTTGTACAATTGCAAGGCAACATGTGGAGCTTAACAAAACAAGGCTATAAAACTGCAGCAAATTTATATAACCAACAAACCGATAGTAATGAATAG
- a CDS encoding TerB family tellurite resistance protein, translating into MSFAKWIGAAIGWSFGGPIGAIVGMALGSVVDNATDSSPLLGERQAGKKRRRDPYKQPTYQRQRQQRTQTRSGDFEVSLLILASVVIKADGKQDQRELDFVRQQFTNMYGKDRANKAFRLFKGITKQNISTRQVCLQIKQMMDHASRLQLLHFLFGIAKSDGLVTKDEIKQIYTIAGYLGISSRDYESIKAMFYNSTNNAYKILEIEKNVSDDEVKRAYRKMAKKYHPDRLSHLGEEHHDGAEEKFRQVQEAYEHIQKERGFK; encoded by the coding sequence ATGAGTTTTGCAAAATGGATAGGCGCAGCAATTGGTTGGTCTTTTGGTGGGCCAATAGGCGCAATAGTTGGTATGGCATTAGGTAGTGTGGTAGATAATGCAACGGATTCTAGTCCACTTTTAGGAGAGCGTCAAGCAGGAAAAAAGCGTCGACGCGACCCATACAAACAACCAACATATCAAAGACAAAGACAACAACGCACACAAACCCGTTCAGGGGATTTTGAAGTAAGCCTACTTATTTTGGCGTCGGTTGTCATAAAAGCTGACGGTAAGCAAGACCAACGCGAATTAGATTTTGTACGTCAACAGTTTACTAATATGTACGGTAAAGACCGTGCGAATAAAGCATTTAGATTATTCAAAGGCATCACAAAACAGAATATTTCGACACGTCAGGTTTGTCTACAAATTAAGCAAATGATGGACCACGCGTCAAGATTACAGTTACTTCACTTTTTATTTGGGATTGCGAAATCTGATGGCTTAGTTACCAAAGACGAAATCAAACAGATATACACTATTGCAGGTTATCTCGGGATTAGTAGTCGAGATTATGAGAGTATCAAGGCAATGTTTTATAACAGCACTAATAATGCCTATAAAATCTTAGAAATAGAAAAAAATGTTTCTGATGATGAGGTAAAACGTGCCTATCGAAAAATGGCTAAAAAATACCATCCAGACCGTTTAAGTCACTTAGGAGAAGAACATCATGATGGTGCTGAAGAAAAGTTTAGACAAGTACAAGAAGCATATGAGCACATCCAGAAAGAACGTGGATTTAAATAA
- a CDS encoding thioredoxin family protein — protein MKQLIFVLVFSFFAFGFAQNQSINWLSFEELEIALSKAPKKVMIHFYADWCSYCKKMERKVYTKPEIITKLNSDYYVVKFNVETKNDVHFGGKTFKNLQAGKKRRPNHELAELLAKKDGKQVTLPAVIFLDEELNIEKRVFSYIAPKELLSILKEQL, from the coding sequence ATGAAACAGTTAATTTTTGTTTTAGTTTTTAGTTTTTTTGCTTTTGGTTTTGCACAAAACCAATCTATAAATTGGTTGTCTTTTGAAGAATTAGAAATTGCATTAAGTAAAGCGCCTAAAAAAGTAATGATTCATTTTTATGCAGATTGGTGTAGTTACTGTAAAAAAATGGAACGTAAAGTGTATACAAAACCAGAAATTATTACAAAACTAAATAGTGATTATTACGTTGTAAAATTCAATGTAGAGACTAAAAATGATGTTCATTTTGGAGGTAAAACTTTTAAGAATTTACAAGCTGGTAAAAAGCGTCGTCCAAATCACGAATTGGCGGAGTTACTTGCCAAGAAAGATGGTAAACAAGTAACATTACCGGCAGTAATTTTTTTGGATGAAGAATTAAATATAGAAAAACGTGTATTTAGTTATATTGCACCTAAGGAACTTTTAAGTATCTTAAAAGAACAGTTATGA
- a CDS encoding metal ABC transporter permease, with protein MNSAQIEIQLIASLVAVACAIPGTFLVLRKMAMISDAISHSILPGIVVGFFITHDLNSPLLIVLAALTGIITVVLVEYIQKTGLVKEDTAIGLVFPALFSIGVIMIAKNANDVHLDIDAVLLGELAFAPFDRLIIGGTDVGPKALWIIGVILIITLTLLIAFFKELKVSTFDKGLATSLGFSPAIIHYGLMSVSSVTTVGAFDAVGAILVVALMIAPAAAAYLLTKNLKKMLVLSVVFGIFSALFGYWVAHWLDASIAGSITTVLGLLFLVVYLFAPNKGIIAVLYREKQQRTEVSLITFLLHLKNHNEIEERHVNHLREHINWQKVRAKKVLDLAENNNMIRVENSIVSLTEKGEAFTSKAIDYIITNEDAQIEDMKDNFFLFRG; from the coding sequence ATGAATAGCGCTCAGATAGAAATTCAGCTTATTGCGAGTTTGGTTGCTGTTGCTTGTGCCATTCCTGGAACCTTTTTGGTACTTCGAAAAATGGCTATGATTAGTGATGCAATAAGTCACTCCATCTTACCAGGAATTGTTGTTGGGTTTTTTATTACGCACGATTTAAATTCGCCATTACTCATTGTTTTAGCAGCTTTAACAGGGATTATTACCGTTGTTCTGGTTGAGTATATTCAGAAAACTGGTTTGGTAAAAGAAGACACAGCTATTGGATTAGTATTTCCAGCCTTATTTAGTATTGGTGTGATTATGATTGCCAAAAATGCTAATGATGTTCACCTCGATATTGACGCCGTTTTATTAGGTGAATTGGCCTTTGCTCCTTTTGATAGGTTAATCATAGGTGGAACAGACGTAGGTCCAAAAGCATTATGGATAATTGGCGTCATCTTAATTATAACTCTAACATTACTTATTGCATTTTTTAAAGAATTAAAGGTAAGTACTTTTGACAAAGGTTTAGCAACATCGTTAGGCTTTTCTCCAGCAATTATACATTACGGATTGATGTCTGTATCATCGGTAACTACCGTTGGTGCTTTTGATGCCGTTGGAGCTATATTAGTTGTTGCGTTAATGATTGCTCCTGCTGCTGCTGCTTATTTACTAACCAAAAACTTAAAAAAAATGTTAGTACTTTCAGTTGTTTTCGGGATTTTTAGTGCGCTCTTTGGTTATTGGGTCGCACATTGGTTAGATGCCTCAATAGCCGGTTCTATAACCACAGTTTTAGGTTTGTTATTCTTAGTCGTTTACCTTTTTGCTCCCAACAAAGGCATTATTGCTGTACTCTATCGCGAAAAACAACAACGTACCGAAGTATCTTTAATTACTTTTTTATTACACCTAAAAAACCATAATGAAATTGAAGAACGTCATGTAAATCATCTTCGCGAACATATTAACTGGCAGAAAGTAAGAGCAAAAAAAGTTCTAGATTTAGCCGAAAACAACAACATGATTCGTGTTGAAAATAGCATCGTTTCATTAACCGAAAAAGGTGAGGCATTTACATCCAAAGCCATTGATTATATCATAACCAATGAAGATGCACAAATTGAAGACATGAAAGATAATTTCTTTTTGTTTAGAGGTTGA
- a CDS encoding TonB-dependent receptor domain-containing protein translates to MRIKLFFIIFGFSFSFAQNVVVKGKVVSKTEAIPYAEIIFNNAIAYATYSDEKGNFKINIPYGMYKVKVKSLGLKVKEKTISITTENSNNLEIELVEDLFGLEQVVVSATRNRVNKKEAPIIVNTLGEKLINATQALAVSESLNYSPGVRVENNCQNCGFTQVRLNGLDGSYSQILVNSRAVFSALNSVYGLEQIPTQIIDRVEIVRSGGSALFGSNAIAGTVNIITKDPILNTWEIGSYLGLVDGHTPDRVLNFNASLVADDLKSGATFFGIYRNRNDWDANGDGFTEMVELKNTTFGTKLFIKPTDLSRITLDATVLNEYRRGGDRLDLAPHLTDITEELTHNTIMGGVSYDFSNEKNTNNYSIYTSVQYTDRDSYYGGLGGERTAQDSLAALNAYGITKDLAVANGFQFTKNFKRDILTTGIEYNISNTEDVIAGYNRLIDQKVNSTGVYAQYEWKPNSKFSALIGSRLDYVNVDGFYRIEDVERNVDISQTALNPRFTLAYEFTDDLKFRGGYARGFRAPQAFNEDLHISSVGGEPQFVILSNDLKPEFSNAFTASLNFTKDFNTTQTNILFEGFYTSLVDPFTLVSTGATFDNGSILEEVRNGEGAKVYGTNFEFGVSPSKKWLFQIGGTLQKSEYDEDQVLFEADGTNPNETDVLVSEFVRNPNVYGYLNTNWTPSEKFSLSVTGTFTGEMTVPLVISDSGFLQLNKTSSFFDLNFNAETHFDFSNDFQITLNAGIKNMFNSFQDDFDVGAARDSDYVYGPALPRTFFVGVKIGKMH, encoded by the coding sequence ATGAGAATAAAACTGTTTTTTATCATCTTTGGATTTAGCTTTAGTTTTGCGCAAAATGTTGTTGTAAAGGGTAAAGTGGTTTCTAAAACCGAGGCTATACCTTATGCTGAAATTATATTTAACAACGCTATAGCGTATGCGACATATTCTGATGAAAAAGGAAATTTTAAAATTAATATTCCCTACGGAATGTATAAAGTAAAAGTAAAATCGCTTGGACTAAAGGTTAAAGAAAAAACAATTTCGATAACAACAGAAAACTCTAATAATCTAGAGATAGAGTTGGTTGAAGATTTATTTGGGCTAGAACAAGTAGTAGTTAGTGCAACTCGTAATAGAGTTAATAAAAAAGAAGCACCAATAATTGTTAATACGCTTGGAGAAAAATTAATAAATGCAACACAAGCTTTAGCGGTTTCAGAAAGCTTGAATTATTCACCAGGAGTTAGAGTAGAAAATAATTGTCAAAACTGTGGATTTACACAAGTAAGATTAAATGGTTTGGATGGTAGTTACTCTCAAATTTTAGTAAATAGTCGTGCAGTTTTTAGTGCATTAAATAGTGTTTATGGTCTGGAGCAAATCCCAACACAAATAATAGACCGTGTAGAAATTGTAAGAAGTGGTGGTTCGGCTTTATTTGGTTCAAACGCTATTGCCGGTACTGTAAATATTATTACAAAAGACCCAATTTTAAACACATGGGAAATAGGGAGTTATCTGGGTTTAGTAGATGGTCATACTCCGGATAGAGTTCTTAATTTTAACGCATCTTTAGTGGCAGATGATCTTAAAAGTGGTGCAACGTTTTTTGGTATTTATAGAAATAGAAATGATTGGGATGCTAATGGTGATGGTTTTACCGAAATGGTAGAACTTAAGAATACAACTTTTGGAACAAAATTATTTATAAAGCCTACAGATTTGAGCCGAATCACGCTAGATGCTACAGTATTAAACGAATATCGTCGTGGTGGTGACCGCTTGGATTTGGCACCTCATTTAACCGATATCACGGAAGAGCTAACACATAATACAATAATGGGCGGTGTGAGTTATGATTTTAGTAATGAAAAGAATACCAATAATTATTCAATATACACATCTGTACAATATACAGACCGTGATAGTTATTATGGTGGACTTGGTGGCGAGCGTACTGCACAGGATAGTCTAGCAGCTTTAAATGCTTATGGTATTACAAAAGATTTGGCAGTTGCAAATGGTTTTCAGTTTACAAAAAACTTTAAAAGAGATATTTTAACGACCGGTATAGAATATAATATCAGCAATACCGAAGATGTAATTGCAGGTTATAATAGATTAATTGACCAGAAAGTTAACTCTACAGGAGTATATGCTCAATACGAATGGAAACCAAACTCTAAGTTTTCAGCATTAATTGGTTCACGGTTAGACTATGTTAATGTGGACGGTTTTTATAGGATTGAAGATGTAGAACGAAATGTAGATATTTCACAAACAGCATTAAATCCTAGATTTACATTAGCATATGAGTTTACAGATGATCTAAAATTTAGAGGTGGTTATGCGCGTGGATTTAGAGCACCGCAAGCATTTAACGAAGATTTACATATCTCATCTGTTGGTGGAGAGCCTCAATTTGTAATTCTAAGTAATGATTTAAAGCCAGAATTTTCTAATGCATTTACTGCATCCTTGAATTTCACAAAAGATTTTAATACGACGCAAACTAATATTCTATTTGAAGGTTTTTATACAAGTTTAGTAGACCCATTTACTTTGGTTAGTACAGGTGCTACTTTTGACAATGGTTCCATTTTAGAAGAAGTCAGAAATGGAGAAGGTGCTAAAGTATATGGAACGAATTTTGAATTTGGAGTATCACCTTCAAAAAAGTGGTTATTTCAAATAGGTGGTACATTGCAGAAGTCAGAATATGATGAAGACCAAGTTTTGTTTGAAGCTGATGGTACAAATCCCAATGAAACAGATGTGTTAGTTTCTGAATTTGTACGTAATCCTAATGTTTATGGTTATTTAAACACCAATTGGACACCAAGTGAAAAATTTAGTTTATCTGTAACTGGAACTTTTACTGGAGAAATGACAGTACCTTTAGTGATAAGTGATTCAGGCTTTTTACAACTGAATAAAACATCATCGTTTTTTGACCTTAATTTTAATGCAGAAACTCATTTTGATTTTTCTAATGACTTTCAAATCACATTAAATGCAGGTATAAAAAACATGTTTAATAGTTTTCAAGATGATTTTGATGTAGGAGCTGCTCGAGATTCTGATTATGTCTATGGACCAGCGTTACCACGTACATTTTTCGTTGGCGTTAAAATCGGTAAAATGCACTAG
- a CDS encoding metal-dependent transcriptional regulator, with translation MIKNVTLTEENYLKAIFHVSQQVDAEVSTNAIAERIDAKASSVTDMLKKLAEKNLITYIKYKGVNLTEEGRLTAVNIIRKHRLWEVFLVEKLNFSWDEVHDIAEQLEHIKSSKLIEQLDVFLEFPTHDPHGDPIPDKDGNFSYTEKITLTKAEVGETYKCVGVDDTTTRFLKYLDSNKISLGTMITILHKEPYDNSIKIELFNNEIVVSQNVAKNLYLKKI, from the coding sequence ATGATTAAGAATGTTACGCTTACAGAAGAAAATTATTTAAAAGCTATTTTTCATGTCAGTCAGCAAGTTGATGCAGAAGTAAGTACTAATGCAATTGCCGAACGCATAGATGCCAAAGCTTCTTCTGTCACTGATATGCTAAAAAAATTAGCAGAAAAAAATCTAATTACTTACATAAAATATAAAGGTGTAAACTTAACTGAAGAAGGTAGACTAACGGCGGTCAATATTATTAGAAAACACCGTCTATGGGAAGTTTTCCTAGTTGAGAAATTAAATTTTTCTTGGGATGAAGTTCATGATATTGCAGAACAGTTAGAGCATATAAAATCCTCAAAATTAATTGAGCAGTTAGATGTTTTTTTAGAGTTTCCGACACATGACCCACACGGTGATCCAATACCAGATAAAGATGGAAATTTTAGTTACACTGAAAAAATTACTTTAACAAAAGCAGAAGTAGGAGAGACTTATAAATGTGTGGGTGTTGATGATACTACAACTCGATTTTTAAAATATTTAGATAGTAATAAAATTTCATTAGGCACAATGATTACAATTTTGCATAAAGAACCTTATGACAATTCTATTAAGATTGAATTGTTTAATAATGAAATAGTTGTGTCGCAGAACGTTGCCAAAAATTTGTATTTAAAGAAAATATAA
- a CDS encoding metal ABC transporter solute-binding protein, Zn/Mn family has protein sequence MKKYILGLLIVSILVSCKNETETNGKLKVVTTTTMITDLVKNIGGDFIEVEGLMGSGVDPHLYKASEGDVSKLVNANIIFYNGLHLEGKLVEVFEKMGNTNKTQIALGEDLDKSQLIGSDYFASNYDPHVWFNIAFFKQFTKKVTKTLSEKDPVNTANFIENEKQYLTKLTQLEAEVSAIINTLPKEKRILVTAHDAFNYFGKNYDFNVVGLQGLSTATEAGVKDVQRISNFIIENKIKAIFVESSVPRRTVEALVAAVKAKNHDVEIGGTLFSDALGNSGTVKGTYIGMFKYNVNTIVNALK, from the coding sequence ATGAAAAAATATATTCTAGGTTTATTAATAGTTTCAATTTTAGTTTCTTGTAAAAACGAAACAGAAACCAATGGAAAACTAAAAGTTGTAACGACGACAACAATGATTACCGATTTGGTAAAAAATATTGGTGGTGACTTTATTGAAGTCGAAGGTTTAATGGGTAGTGGTGTGGATCCACACTTGTATAAAGCTAGCGAAGGTGATGTTTCAAAATTGGTTAATGCTAATATCATTTTTTACAACGGTCTACATCTTGAAGGAAAACTTGTAGAGGTTTTCGAAAAAATGGGAAACACAAACAAAACTCAAATTGCCTTGGGTGAAGATTTGGATAAATCACAGCTTATTGGCTCAGATTATTTTGCTTCAAACTATGACCCACATGTGTGGTTCAATATTGCCTTTTTTAAACAGTTTACTAAAAAAGTGACTAAAACATTATCTGAAAAAGACCCAGTTAACACTGCTAATTTTATAGAAAATGAAAAGCAATATTTAACAAAACTGACCCAACTCGAAGCTGAAGTTTCAGCTATTATAAATACTCTTCCAAAGGAGAAAAGAATTTTAGTAACTGCTCACGATGCTTTCAATTATTTTGGAAAAAACTATGACTTTAATGTTGTTGGTCTTCAAGGTTTATCCACTGCCACCGAAGCAGGTGTAAAAGATGTTCAGAGGATTTCAAACTTTATCATCGAAAATAAAATTAAAGCCATTTTTGTTGAAAGCTCAGTACCAAGACGTACAGTAGAAGCTTTAGTCGCAGCCGTAAAAGCAAAAAATCATGACGTAGAGATTGGCGGCACACTTTTCAGTGATGCGCTTGGAAATTCTGGAACAGTTAAAGGTACTTACATCGGAATGTTTAAATACAATGTAAATACCATTGTAAATGCTCTAAAATAA
- a CDS encoding FeoB-associated Cys-rich membrane protein encodes MNTIIQNILVFSSLTIALIFLVRKFVWTPKKKSSKACGNDNCGCH; translated from the coding sequence ATGAATACCATCATTCAAAACATATTAGTTTTTTCATCGCTAACTATAGCTTTGATTTTTTTGGTTCGAAAGTTTGTTTGGACACCAAAAAAGAAATCTTCAAAAGCTTGTGGTAATGATAACTGTGGCTGTCATTAA